The Cannabis sativa cultivar Pink pepper isolate KNU-18-1 chromosome 8, ASM2916894v1, whole genome shotgun sequence genomic interval aaaattaaaactacaaACTTTTAGACAAAGAGATGGAATCATGTGACACGTTCAGGCATATTGCCGATCATGGaaatattttttagttgaaaaCCAAAAGTAAGATGATAATATTCTTAATTATGATTATTACTTGTTTGACTTTGAAGTCGTTCAGAAAGATTCTTAAGATGATGTAAACTGAAACATTCTGGTAGCTTTGCTTGTTCTCAAGATCTGGTAGCAGCAGTTAACACAAATGCATCTTTGTTATTACCACAATGTGAATTTGATGAGTGATGCTAAAATCAGTTTGTTCTCTTCTGCTAAGTGTATTATAAACCATTGCTATTGTGCTGGATTAGTGTCTGATTCATGTCAATGCTATGAATGAAAACTTGTTTGTTTGTTATATGGTTCATTATTGAGGATTTAAATGTTGAAGCTTTCGATTGCTTTGTCTATTTATTATTGTTTCATAAATGTCTCAGTACTTTGAAAATGCATATTTGTTGTTCACGCAGATTCTCATTTCACTTTTAAATTTCTTCAAATTTTCATTTAGTTCCGAATCATGTATGCAGGACCTTCCACGAACCTTTCCAGGTCACCCATGGTTGGATACTCCAGAGGGCCATGCTGCACTTCGACGTGTTCTTGTTGGATATTCTTTTCGTGACTCTGATGTAGGCTATTGTCAGGTTGATTCTCCCTCACTCATTTTTCAAACATAACCATTTTCGGCCACAGGCATTGAATTATCAGAAACAAGAATAAGCCTTGTAAAATTTTCATCTAATTTGTATTCTGGAGCTTAAAAATAGTCTTGGTacttatttatatattgtaCCTGTTTTGTTTGCTTTTATGCTTTCATTGTATTTGGTTCCTTTTGATCGTTCAGATTGGATCTTTTGAAACATGTTaagtttttgttaattttttactgGCACATAAGTGATGGGattgtttattttatagttCTTTATTTGTTTCTTTGAATGGTTTTTTCTTTTGGAATTTTTTGACTTAGACTATTCTTGTTGCAGGGTTTAAATTATGTTGCAGCATTATTGTTGCTCGTAATGAAAACAGAGGAAGATGCATTTTGGATGCTTGCTGTCCTTTTGGAGAACGTCTTGGTCAATGACTGTTATACTACTAATCTATCAGGGTGCCATGTTGAACAAAGGGTCTTTAAggatttacttgcaaaaaagtGTCCTAggtaatcttttttttaatgaCTTGGCCATATTATTTATGTTATCTTTTCTCTTACTGGTGTCTCTGAAATTCTGGAAAATAAAAGCAGGATAGCCACTCATCTTGAAGCATTGGACTTTGATGTTTCCCTTGTCGCCACTGAATGGTTTCTATGCCTTTTTTCTAAAAGTTTACCGTCAGAGGTTAGATTAATATTGAGAACTTctctttttgaaaatttaatgttGTTTCTGTGACTTAACACTTCTTTAATGGTGCTTGCTTTGTGATTATTGCAGACAACTCTGCGAGTTTGGGATGTCCTTTTCTATGAGGGGGCAAAGGTGCTATTTCATGTTGCCTTGGCTATATTTAAGGTAGCAAAAGCTGAACCTTTGGATCTTTGGttcattttattaaaagaacTAGTGATAATATCCCCCAACTGTTGATCTAGAAAAATAATAAGTCATCACGTAATTGACATTGTGGTCTCTATTTACAGATGAAGGAAGATGAGTTGCTTTTAACTCATCATGTAGGGGATGTAATTAACATTTTACAGAAAACTACTCATCACCTCTTTGACCCCGATGAACTGTTGACGGTAATATTAACATTCTTTTCagttattattttatatcaCAATGTCAGTGTTCTCTCGCTTAGCATATCGAAACAAATTTGATTGATGGGGCATTACAtgtatatgaatatgaaatattttctgGTTGGCTTTCATTGCATCAAAAGTAGACATCTATTTGTGATGGATAACATTACTGATTAGTGAAGATTTTCTGAAGCACAATGAAAATTGCTATCAACAGAACCAAAATTAGTTACTATTGTTCAGATGAAGTATATGTCATCACCTCTGCTTAAATGATTTGTTCTTATTTGGTATGTCTAGTCTACCCCAATTTTGAATGATGACTGAAAGCTTCACAATCCATCAAAAGTTTCTTTTCATTATTGAGGTGTTAAAATGAAACATTTCTATCTTGTAGGTGGCCTTTGATAAGATAGGTTCAATGACAACCAATACTATTTCTAAGCAGAGAAAAATACAAGAACCAGCTGTGATGGCAGAGCTCGACCAAAGATTGAGACGGCTTAATTCGTTAAAATTGGAGGACAAATAGCATCATCCGCTGTGTCAACACGGATCGAAATTGTAGAATGCCACCATGCATGCATCTTCTAGGTGGTTTGTTGCCCTCGAAAGATTTACGGAGAAGGAGCTTGAATCTGTGCCTTTCCTGTTTGTTTCTGCATGGGAAACAAGTAGAACCAAGTAGAAAGTGAGTGCCTGTTGTTTTCAGGATTTTGTAGGTGATAAATGTATATGTTCTTAATATTACCCGTATAACCTGGTTAAACATACATGAAGAAAATCAGGGCATTGTTGTTGCATTAATGCAACTAATATGCCCTTTAATTCCTTTTTTTTCCCCTTAAATGTTATATAGTGTAAAATTGTAATGGGACTAAAAGTTATATTCCTATGAAATACGTTTTTTTATTGTAAGGTTGTTGGAGAACATCTgtcctatctttttttttttccttcaaaatTCTTCTGTCTCGACTTTAATGGTTCTAGAAGTCACTTCGTTGGCCTCacgttatttatttattttttctttccttttttggTGGGGGGTTACACGGTTGCACGTCACTGAAAATAAAATGGCAAATGAATAACCGTGTGGGGTGGGATGGACTCTAATTTGATTGAAAACCTTTTTATTACAATTTCCCATAGGCTATAAGTTGACCTTCGTCACTATAGCTCCCTAAATTTTTCATCAATCGTGGAGTGATTGATGGGCAAAATTgaggtatatattttttttattttttggtctTTACCAATTAAGTAAGATTTGCGATATTCACGTGTTTACTTACACTTTTGTCACTGATTAAGTGTTTACAGCGGGCAGTACGGTAGATGATATGATCCTTTCTGTGTTCCATTTTGGGGGTTGCCAAATGCCAATGGCTTCATCTGATTATTGATTAACAAACAAGAGCGTGATTTGTAGAACAAAATAGGTCAAatcagatcgtttaacaaactTACCATACAATATTATTGAGCGTAGCTTTGTGAGAAGTGAAAGATCTGTGTCAGGCGGCGTTTGATGGAAAATCTGTGCCACTTCTAGTTCTACCTCTAAAAATGTCAAGgagaaaacaataataaaataagaataattagtatttttgtgaattttcggGACTACTGGGAGTTTGCCTCCTAATAGTTGGTTAAAAATTCTCTAAAATATAACAGTTATTAGTTCTGTTTCTTttacagtaaaaaaaaaatagtatttctaTTGCTTAACTTTCACCAATacaaaattttatctttttttattaaaaaaattaattttaaaaattataatattatattaattttgaaaaaatattaaaaagcttcataaaaatattaaattaattacaatatattaattttgtttaaaaaaaacttaaattattcctaaaacaaaaatttcaaactttattttatttataaacacaatcttaaaaaattaaaccaaaATTATTAAGAacctaataaataatttaaataaacaaaaaaaaatttgaagaaaaaatcaaatttttttatatttataaactcatatcctaacaaatagagaaaaataat includes:
- the LOC115699628 gene encoding uncharacterized protein LOC115699628 isoform X2 yields the protein MYGTQSKRDLALEFQSQIPILRPSIHSRRANLTVKFQDLYMFTVEGNVDDVNVLNEVREKVRKQGRVWWALEANKGANWYLEPSISEGIALKSSLKFSTLANAITLKRLIRKGIPPLLRPKVWFSLSGAAKKKSTVPESYYDDLLKAVEGKVTPATRQIDHDLPRTFPGHPWLDTPEGHAALRRVLVGYSFRDSDVGYCQGLNYVAALLLLVMKTEEDAFWMLAVLLENVLVNDCYTTNLSGCHVEQRVFKDLLAKKCPRIATHLEALDFDVSLVATEWFLCLFSKSLPSETTLRVWDVLFYEGAKVLFHVALAIFKMKEDELLLTHHVGDVINILQKTTHHLFDPDELLTVAFDKIGSMTTNTISKQRKIQEPAVMAELDQRLRRLNSLKLEDK
- the LOC115699628 gene encoding uncharacterized protein LOC115699628 isoform X1, whose product is MYGTQSKRDLALEFQSQIPILRPSIHSRRANLTVKFQDLYMFTVEGNVDDVNVLNEVREKVRKQGRVWWALEANKGANWYLEPSISEGIALKSSLKFSTLANAITLKRLIRKGIPPLLRPKVWFSLSGAAKKKSTVPESYYDDLLKAVEGKVTPATRQIDHDLPRTFPGHPWLDTPEGHAALRRVLVGYSFRDSDVGYCQGLNYVAALLLLVMKTEEDAFWMLAVLLENVLVNDCYTTNLSGCHVEQRVFKDLLAKKCPSRIATHLEALDFDVSLVATEWFLCLFSKSLPSETTLRVWDVLFYEGAKVLFHVALAIFKMKEDELLLTHHVGDVINILQKTTHHLFDPDELLTVAFDKIGSMTTNTISKQRKIQEPAVMAELDQRLRRLNSLKLEDK